From a region of the Acomys russatus chromosome 4, mAcoRus1.1, whole genome shotgun sequence genome:
- the Pck1 gene encoding phosphoenolpyruvate carboxykinase, cytosolic [GTP], giving the protein MPPQLHNGLDFSAKVIQGSLDSLPQAVREFVEHNAQLCQPEHIHICNGSEEEYRQLLAHMQEEGVIRKLKKYDNCWLALTDPRDVARIESKTVIITQEQRDTVPIPKTGLSQLGRWMSEEDFEKAFNARFPGCMKGRTMYVIPFSMGPLGSPLAKIGIELTDSPYVVASMRIMTRMGMSVLEALGSGEFIKCLHSVGCPLPLKKPLVNNWACNPELTLIAHLPDRREIISFGSGYGGNSLLGKKCFALRIASRLAKEEGWLAEHMLILGITNPEGKKKYLAAAFPSACGKTNLAMMNPTLPGWKVECVGDDIAWMKFDAQGNLRAINPENGFFGVAPGTSVKTNPNAIKTIQKNTIFTNVAETSDGGVYWEGIDEPLASGVTITSWKNKEWKPQDGEPCAHPNSRFCTPASQCPIIDPDWESPEGVPIEGIIFGGRRPAGVPLVYEALNWQHGVFVGAAMRSEATAAAEHKGKVIMHDPFAMRPFFGYNFGKYLAHWLSMAHRPAAKLPKIFHVNWFRKDKDGKFLWPGFGENSRVLEWMFRRTEGEDVAKLTPIGYIPKEDALNLKGLKDVNMEELFGISKEFWENEVEEINQYLKEQVNADLPYEIERELQALKQRISQM; this is encoded by the exons ATGCCTCCTCAGCTGCATAACGGTCTGGACTTCTCTGCCAAGGTCATCCAGGGTAGCCTCGACAGCCTGCCCCAGGCAGTGAGGGAGTTCGTAGAACACAATGCCCAGCTGTGCCAGCCGGAGCATATCCACATCTGCAACGGCTCTGAGGAGGAGTACAGGCAGTTGCTGGCCCACATGCAGGAGGAGGGTGTCATCCGAAAGCTAAAGAAATACGACAACTG CTGGCTGGCTCTCACTGACCCCAGGGATGTGGCCAGAATTGAAAGCAAGACAGTCATCATCAcccaagagcagagagacacagtgCCCATCCCCAAAACTGGCCTCAGCCAGCTGGGCCGCTGGATGTCTGAAGAGGACTTTGAGAAAGCGTTCAACGCCAGGTTCCCAGGATGCATGAAAG gTCGCACTATGTATGTCATCCCCTTCAGCATGGGGCCACTGGGCTCACCTCTGGCCAAGATCGGCATTGAGTTGACGGACTCGCCCTATGTGGTGGCCAGCATGCGGATCATGACACGGATGGGGATGTCTGTGCTGGAGGCCCTGGGCAGCGGGGAGTTTATCAAGTGCCTCCACTCCGTGGGGTGCCCTCTTCCTTTAAAAA AGCCCTTGGTCAACAACTGGGCCTGCAACCCGGAGCTGACACTGATCGCCCACCTCCCGGACCGCAGAGAGATCATCTCCTTTGGAAGCGGATACGGAGGGAACTCACTGCTTGGGAAGAAATGCTTTGCGCTGAGGATTGCCAGCCGGCTGGCTAAGGAGGAAGGGTGGCTGGCGGAGCACATGCTG ATCCTGGGCATAACCAACCCTGAAGGCAAGAAGAAGTACCTGGCAGCTGCCTTTCCCAGCGCCTGTGGGAAGACCAACTTGGCCATGATGAACCCCACTCTCCCTGGGTGGAAGGTTGAGTGTGTGGGCGATGACATCGCCTGGATGAAGTTTGATGCTCAAG GCAACTTAAGGGCTATTAACCCAGAAAATGGATTCTTTGGAGTTGCCCCTGGCACCTCCGTGAAGACAAATCCAAATGCTATTAAGACCATCCAGAAAAACACCATCTTCACCAACGTGGCCGAGACTAGTGACGGGGGTGTTTACTGGGAAGGCATCGATGAGCCGCTGGCCTCGGGTGTCACCATCACCTCCTGGAAGAACAAGGAATGGAAACCACAGGATG GGGAACCATGTGCCCATCCCAACTCCAGATTCTGCACCCCTGCCAGCCAGTGCCCCATCATCGACCCTGACTGGGAGTCCCCAGAAGGTGTGCCCATTGAAGGCATAATTTTTGGTGGCCGTAGGCCTGCAG GTGTCCCCCTTGTGTATGAAGCTCTCAACTGGCAACATGGGGTGTTTGTAGGAGCAGCCATGAGATCAGAGGCCACAGCGGCTGCGGAGCACAAGG GCAAGGTCATCATGCACGACCCCTTTGCTATGCGGCCCTTCTTTGGCTACAACTTCGGCAAATACCTGGCCCACTGGCTGAGCATGGCCCACCGTCCGGCAGCCAAGCTGCCCAAGATCTTCCACGTCAACTGGTTCCGAAAGGACAAAGACGGCAAGTTCCTCTGGCCGGGCTTCGGCGAGAACTCCCGGGTGCTGGAGTGGATGTTCAGGAGGACTGAAGGGGAAGACGTGGCCAAGCTCACACCCATCGGCTACATCCCCAAGGAGGACGCCCTGAACCTGAAAGGCCTGAAAGACGTCAACATGGAGGAGCTGTTTGGAATCTCCAAGGAGTTCTGGGAGAATGAGGTGGAGGAGATAAACCAGTATCTGAAAGAGCAAGTCAATGCCGACCTCCCCTATGAAATTGAGAGGGAACTCCAAGCCCTGAAACAAAGAATCAGCCAGATGTAA